In Alkalihalobacterium alkalinitrilicum, a genomic segment contains:
- a CDS encoding sporulation histidine kinase inhibitor Sda codes for MKKLSDELLIETYFKAMELKLSEDFINLIKHEIDRRSLTDKIKLSS; via the coding sequence ATGAAAAAACTTTCGGATGAATTACTAATTGAGACGTACTTTAAAGCAATGGAACTCAAACTTAGTGAGGATTTCATTAACCTCATTAAACACGAGATTGATCGTCGATCATTAACAGACAAAATTAAGCTTTCTTCCTAA